The following nucleotide sequence is from Podospora bellae-mahoneyi strain CBS 112042 chromosome 1 map unlocalized CBS112042p_1, whole genome shotgun sequence.
GGAAGCGGCGGTCGTGGGAGAGGTCCGGGAAGATGTGGTTCCAtatggggaggttgaggttggtggggagggagaggctgaggagggcgggcAGGTCGGATTGTTGGGCGAAGCGGACGTGGATGTTTGTTTGTGATGTCAGGGTTGGCAagagggttgttggtgacggTGTGAGCAGGGATGTAGGTGTCAGGTTTGGGTCTTCTGTGGTGAGTGCGGGACATGGTGGCGGTTGGTTGGATGGTGTGATGGGAATGTGTTGGTGATCGAAATGAGAGAGATTCGTCTTCAATGAAAATTCAAGTACAGCTTAGACACAATATAAATATCGGGGTAAACAAGAATGGATTGGAATGATGATTGGTAGGTGATCAAATGGGAACAGATGTGAACCAACTCCAAGCTGAAGATATATGTTGGCTGTAAACAAAGAGGCCAGTCACTGGGCTACATGTGAAATATCACCAGATAAAAGTTACAGGTGCCACAGGCCCAACAACGTAGTAGACTCAGAGAGCGATATGACAACTGCAGAGCAGTCCACAATTTTGAAGAGCAGGTGTCGAGCAAACAAGCCAAAGGCAAACACTCAGGCAACAACAAACGCCCATTtcacaacaagaacaagctgTATTCGCTCCCCGTCAACAACAATGAATTCAAAACTTCTCAACTGTCTCCAATCCAAAGCATCTTCACAGCCGCCCCTTAACCAATCACTCATAAACATAGCAGAAAGGCCCATCGACAATACTGTTCAGGTCCCTGATCTTGTAAACCTTGTCGCCCACAATCCCCAAATCAATATTGTCATCCAAGCTCTGCtgcctgccaccaccaccaaagctcATCATCGACGTCCCGCCAGCAATGGTCTGGATGCGGGTGTTGGTGTCCTGACTCTGCCAAATGGTCCAAGTGCGATCAATCATTCCATGATGAACCCAGAAGGCGGGATCATTAGGGCTGGTGTAGAAATCACCACCAGGGTCACCAGCGATGGTGAAATGGCCAGCAGCGTGGACACCAATaccagcaccggcaccgccgaagccaccaccagcgccttGCATCACGTTCTGGAAGGTAAGAACGTCACgactgttggtgatgagggcggcAATGTCCTGGGTGCGGGCGTAGCGGGAGGTGAGGTAGTTGGAGATGTCACGGCGAAGGCAACGGGTGTTCAGACCGTAGCCATCGGAGCGGGGGTTgcgaggaggggcagggtCGACGGCAGGGGAGACAGGGCCAAGGCGGACAGTCATGCTGCAGTGATAACGTTGTCAGATTCCCGTGATCTCACTAGCATCGGACAAGTGGGAAAACAAACTTCTTGAACGGTCCGGTCTCGACGCAGCCGCCACCGTTGCCGGCGGGAGCAATACCGGAAGATCTATGATCGATCTTCTTGCCGTTTCCACTGAGAGAAGTGTCGCTACCATCAAAGATAGGAGACTTCTCAGGGTCCTGAGCCCAGCGGCCCCAGTCCCAATACTATATTTTCTTGTCAGCTTGGAAATCAAAGATCCCAACTCCTATGAGCGACGTACCGGGTGGCTCCCATTGTAGTTGCACTCCTTGACAAGGGCTTGCTCAAAGGCCCACAGGTAGTATCTGTGCCATGAAAGGAAGCTGCCGGTGTTGTGGATGGACATGGTCTGCTGCATGTGAACGACGACAAAGTCTTCATATCTGGTCTTGGCTCCAGGGAACTGTGTGGGGTTGAGCTTGGATGGCTTCTCCATCAGGCACAACAAGGCGGCGATGTAAGACTTCTTCTCTGCGGCAGAGATGTCACCCCTGGTTTCAAACTCATGTTAGATTCTGTCTCTCTGAAGATTCATGAAATGATCAGACTCACCACTCTCGGCGAACCTTCAAGTTGGCCTTGGTACAGGTCTTTGACTTGGCCAACATGGCGTCGATAGCCGGACGTCCCTTCTTCTCAAGGTCTGAGACTGCGTCACCCGAGacgaggccggcgaggaggagccaTGGCACTGCCAGGAGTGCAAAGACAGAGAAACGCGCCATGATTGAGCCGCGTTGTGAGCAGGAGCTTGAACTGACAGAAAGATCTCATGAACTCAGGAAAGTCGGGCACCGGGCTAGTGTTTATAGTCCCTGTCCCGCACGGGATCTTCCATAGTCCCACTTGTTGTTTCCTTCCTCGAATCGTCCGTTTCTTGCCTGCCAGGAGCCACAACACCCCCGGGTAGCGTGGTCGGCAAATATCGTCCGCTCTAGACTCCCCAGCCTGTTTGTACCAACTCCAGATGATGACCCAGAGAACAGGGGGCAGTATAAACAAGGATCTTCGCTAACGGCGGCTGCAACGTTGGGTAGTCCTGTATGCTGGCACCTTCGGATCACGGCAGATGGTCAGCGAGGCTTTGAATATGGAGAAATTGCAGAGGGCTCATCTAAACGAGGCGTGTCCGTCCGGCTTTCGACTTCGGTTGACCCGGGCGAAAATAGTCATTGGGCATATGATGTAGAGAAAGAGGTAGGGTGGGTGCGGGTTCATTACCGGCGTAAGCAAGGGTTAGTGAAACAACATAGACCTCGTGGGCCATCATGAAAGTATCCAGCCCTCTGGGAGCATGAACAGGACGGCCGCAATGCTGCCGACTGGTCCAAAATGCTTTTGCCTCAATATACTCTGTGGGTTTTCGTCAGCTGGCAAATCTGGGGTAATTAGCCTGAGTAGACGGAATGGTTGCGCCCCGCGATATGGTATTCCGCCTTTGGGTTGCCCCCGGATTCTTGACAAAGTTTGCAGCTTCGGTTGCGTGGCTTGCATTTTCTGCGTTGCTACATGGTAACATGCAGAATTGTGCGTGGCCCGAGTGCTAAATGAAATTGCTGGTCGTCACGTTATTGATGCCCATGTTTTCGGTTGGACTAGGAGAAGGCGCTTCGGAATATTGCTATCGTCAGTTACTAACTGCTTGTGGGCCGCATAGTAGTATTTTCTATCTATCTGTTGTTTACGTGAGCTTGGCAAAACGTAGTGTCGGCTGTTGGTTGGACTGCTTCCAATCTTTGATATTCCCTCATGGCCCAGACAAGAAAGCACCACGCAGCAATGCCACAGCTCCCTTTTGCAATTCCGTCCCGGCAGCCGAGTCCAATGAAACACCAGCACTGGTCAGAACGTATTTTTCCCGGAAGGTTGAGATGTCGGGGGTGTCTGAATCAAGGCACCCAACGTGGGTCTCCCACACGGGCTCGGAACACTTCCGTGGGATAGTGTTGCTGGAAGCGAAAAGCCAAtgaaaaggagggggttaTAAGCCAAAATGGCAGGAATTACGCAGTCGCCATATATTGAACCTGCTTGGCCGCTGGAGTTTGGTCAGGAAAAAGGACACTCGCCTTGGTATCGTTCATCCTGGAACATGATCTACGCACCAAGGCGTCCTTGGGTGCCCTCAGGCTTCAATGTGAAATCGGCAGATATCTTGGTTCGGATGGCGTGCCGAATCTGAAAGTGACACTGAACCTTTGCCTATGCGGCTTGGTGTGGTTGGCGTTGGATGCCCAGAATGCTGAAGTAGGGCGTTGTATTCATCCACAAGAAATTGCGATGAAAAAACTGACGCGCTGTCACTTTCTGGTAGCTCAGAATTGAAATAAATCCAAAAAGGCATTTGGTTGAATATCAATACCAAGTGAATCAAGTCTGTGCGACTTGCATTCGGATGACACGATAATATGATGCTTGACATGATAATATGATGCTTGACATGATAACAGTGGGCCGCAAAATTGCTGACAGATTTGCAAGGTGCCAGTCATGGAGCGGAGActtcttgacagcctgcTGAAATGACAGCTGAGGTTTAGAGCGGTTTGATGGACGGCAGCAGCGACTGCCTCTCCTCTTTGGATCAATATCAGTGGAGCCAACTGCGGGCAGGCAAGAGAGAAATCCTTCATCTTGATAGATCCGAGTGACCTACGCGTCTGTCGATTAGTCAGTTatctcttttgtttctgtaGCATCTATCATGAGTTGGCTACCGCTCCAAGTCGGCTTTGAGAGACTGATATCACTCCACCTAGGTATTCTAGGCAGCAAGAGTTCCCGGGAAGATAACTGGCCGATAAGGGAATGAACTGAAAGAAACACTGGAATTTTAGAAGGAGCAGCACAGTCACGTAAGTGATGCGAAACCGATGTGTGGCTGATGCTCCGGATATCGGGGGATCTGGAGCACTCAAAAGTAGGTCACCTGCCATGGATTTGACAGACCGCTTGATGTTCGTCTGATATCTGTGTGATATTGTTGAATTTCTTGTTGAAAGTACGAAATCAACAATCCTGGTAGTAATTGTTATCTACACAATAAGTTACCCCAAAGCGTGTTTCCTTGCCATTCTTTCATCGCTTCTCCATAACAATAAAGAGTTGTCTCATCTGCTACGATAGAAAACCCAAGTAAGAACAACAGTGATGAGCTGCTATACGCATGGAGCCGTGATAAATCAAGCATGTAGTCTCATTACCAGTCTCTGTAGTTGTTAAGGTGCGTTTTTTAAGGTGAATGATGCCCATCACAGGTCAGTGGCTTACATAATCATTTCATCTGAATAGGGGTAAAAGGGTTAACTACCTTGTTACACAGGCATTTCACAACCTCCTTGAGTACACTTCACAAAATCACAGTAAATCTCCAGCCATTTATAATGAGCCTAACCATGCTGTGAATGTCCGGCTTCATCTTGTCGTTTATTTTTTGACAATGAATCAATGCCCTGTACCTTAATGGGTATTTTGATGCCTACAGGCGTCTCGTTTCTCATAATTTGGCTACGTTACATACGGCAGTAACGCATCAATAACCATATTTTATGGAGTCGAGAGAATAGCGCCGCTGTATTTCCTGCTCTCGGTTCAGTTTCATTGATGTCGGAGACTCATCATTTCTTCGTGCAAAGTGAATGAGAACAACTGATCCCCGCCCCCGTGGTACAAAGGCCCCAGGAATACGACATCTGGCCCCAAGTTCAAACCCACTGACCTAATTTGTGGGTCGAAACCTGCCTGGGATGTGCATATATTATTTTCTAGCGGATTGCTCTTTCTCAAACTCTCCCTACTACTCACCCAGCACCCATTCACTACTTCTCAGGCATTCCTAACGCCCACCATAAGCAGCCAAGCTTTGTCCCGAGACGATTTTCTCCTCGAATTCATTTCATTGGCGGCCGCTTGCCCTGCCATTTTTACTCGGCATCCTTGTTGGCGGTCGCTTTGTCGTCGACCATTCTCGACAGCAAGACAATCGTGAGTTTCGTATCTCTTTATCCTACGAGGCATCTACCTCAGGCTCTTGATCAATTCACTGACAATTCAATCTCACCAGATCCACAAACTCGACAAAATGGGCCCACCGATTCCAATATCTCAAGCAGCCAGAAAAGTCTACAATGGCATTGAATATTTCTATGGATTTCCAAACTCGGAGCAAGTTTTtgtcctcaacctcaacaccaagttGAGAATGTTTACAAAAACGAATGCCTGGGGCACTGTGTCAAGGTCCGAATTCAAAGAATACATAAGTCTTTACCCAAGACTCTACCAGGTTGCCAACACCTCGAGAGATCGAATCCAACAGTGGCTTCATGTTGGCTACAACCGAGCGAACTTTGAGTCCTGGGGTCCAGACTTTCGCGCCTTCCTCCGTACTGAGGCTGAGGATCAAAGTACGAATACCCGAGTGAGAAAACCGGGGATCCCGCCCCAAGCCAAGTGGCTGAACGAGGAGCACAAAGAGCGAGGGGCAGCGTTCGACATACGAATGGGGAGACAAGttcaggaagaggagggagatgattcTGTGATGGGGccagaggatgaggaggaggtcacGTACCAGCCGGATGAGGACCAAAacggcggcgaagaagatgtgGAACAGGTAAGCATCTATTCAGAGCTTCCACACCTGCCCATCCTTGTTGAGTGTATCAGCTGACATCCACCCAGGCCCGTAGTCATGTGAATAGCTCGCAAAATGGTACCCAC
It contains:
- a CDS encoding uncharacterized protein (EggNog:ENOG503PCAJ; COG:S), encoding MARFSVFALLAVPWLLLAGLVSGDAVSDLEKKGRPAIDAMLAKSKTCTKANLKVRREWGDISAAEKKSYIAALLCLMEKPSKLNPTQFPGAKTRYEDFVVVHMQQTMSIHNTGSFLSWHRYYLWAFEQALVKECNYNGSHPYWDWGRWAQDPEKSPIFDGSDTSLSGNGKKIDHRSSGIAPAGNGGGCVETGPFKNMTVRLGPVSPAVDPAPPRNPRSDGYGLNTRCLRRDISNYLTSRYARTQDIAALITNSRDVLTFQNVMQGAGGGFGGAGAGIGVHAAGHFTIAGDPGGDFYTSPNDPAFWVHHGMIDRTWTIWQSQDTNTRIQTIAGGTSMMSFGGGGRQQSLDDNIDLGIVGDKVYKIRDLNSIVDGPFCYVYE